In [Leptolyngbya] sp. PCC 7376, a genomic segment contains:
- the lysA gene encoding diaminopimelate decarboxylase: protein MLTVEATENTGLQYLPENPDSLSPNQSLMPLTATVNDQDHLVVGGCDVVELVTQYGSPLYILDEHTLRTTCRQYRDSLQKYYSGESLAIYASKAWSCMAICAIVDSEGLGFDVVSGGELHTTLKAGVSPKKIYFHGNNKSREELSFALDSDVTIIVDNFLELEMLAELTGDRQETANIILRLTPGIECHTHEYIRTGHLDSKFGFDPNQIEETFAFVGRHDYLNCIGLHAHIGSQIFEQQPHKDLGDVLAGWFKKAGEYGLNLEILNLGGGLGIRYTESDDPPSIEAWSRNVAESLETACRKYEVGLPKLIVEPGRSLVGTSCVTAYTVGSRKVVPEIRTYVSVDGGMSDNPRPITYQSLYRSVIANRLSDKCEETVTVAGKHCESGDVVIKDAQLPTPQPSDILVVLDTGAYNYSMASNYNRIGRPAAVLVNEGEAQIIIRRETYDDLVRQDCLPERLCQM from the coding sequence ATGTTGACCGTAGAAGCTACAGAAAATACAGGGCTGCAATATTTACCAGAAAATCCTGACAGCCTCTCGCCAAACCAAAGCTTGATGCCCCTTACAGCCACCGTGAATGACCAAGACCATTTGGTTGTGGGTGGTTGTGATGTGGTTGAACTCGTCACGCAATATGGTTCTCCTCTCTATATTCTGGATGAGCATACCCTCCGAACAACCTGCCGCCAATATCGCGATAGCTTACAGAAATATTATTCTGGGGAATCCCTTGCCATTTATGCCTCCAAAGCTTGGAGCTGTATGGCAATTTGTGCCATTGTTGACAGTGAAGGTTTAGGATTTGATGTGGTTTCTGGTGGTGAACTCCACACAACTTTGAAGGCTGGTGTGAGCCCCAAGAAAATTTATTTCCACGGTAATAATAAGTCCCGCGAGGAGCTAAGTTTTGCCCTCGATAGTGATGTCACTATCATTGTGGATAATTTCCTCGAATTGGAAATGCTTGCTGAATTGACCGGCGATCGCCAAGAGACAGCCAATATCATTTTGCGTCTCACCCCCGGCATCGAATGCCACACCCATGAATACATCCGGACAGGCCATCTCGACAGTAAATTCGGCTTTGATCCTAACCAAATCGAAGAAACCTTTGCGTTTGTCGGTCGCCATGACTATCTAAACTGCATTGGTCTCCACGCCCATATCGGCTCCCAAATCTTTGAACAACAACCTCACAAAGATTTAGGTGATGTCCTCGCGGGTTGGTTTAAAAAAGCTGGTGAATATGGTTTAAACCTCGAAATCCTCAACCTTGGTGGTGGCCTTGGTATTCGCTATACCGAGTCCGATGATCCCCCAAGTATTGAGGCGTGGTCTCGCAATGTTGCTGAATCCCTTGAAACGGCTTGCCGCAAATATGAGGTTGGCCTGCCGAAGTTGATTGTTGAACCTGGTCGTTCTCTAGTTGGAACATCTTGCGTTACTGCTTACACCGTTGGTAGCCGCAAAGTTGTTCCGGAGATTCGGACTTACGTTTCCGTTGATGGTGGCATGTCTGATAATCCCCGTCCTATCACCTACCAATCCCTTTATCGTTCTGTCATTGCCAATCGCTTGTCTGACAAGTGCGAGGAAACAGTAACTGTTGCAGGTAAGCACTGTGAGTCTGGTGATGTGGTTATTAAGGATGCCCAGCTACCTACTCCTCAACCTAGTGACATTCTTGTGGTGTTAGACACGGGCGCGTACAACTACAGCATGGCTTCTAATTACAACAGAATTGGTCGTCCCGCTGCCGTCTTGGTCAATGAGGGAGAGGCTCAGATTATTATTCGCCGGGAAACTTATGATGATTTAGTTCGTCAAGACTGTTTGCCGGAGCGATTGTGCCAAATGTAA
- the rimI gene encoding ribosomal protein S18-alanine N-acetyltransferase, with product MTCLSVQLQPLTTDDLPQVLALDQACFGGLWSKDGYLREMASPNSTLLILPLPNNGDRLMGLGCLWSIVEEAHVTIMAVHPDFQGQGLGQYILLGLLRDAWLRGLERATLEVRDSNTAAIALYEKFGFQTAGRRKGYYKATGEDALIMWRKGLDHPQFPEQLEQWGKIVGDRLSQHAWKWE from the coding sequence GTGACCTGTCTCTCTGTTCAACTTCAACCCCTTACGACTGATGATTTACCACAAGTTCTCGCACTAGACCAAGCTTGTTTTGGGGGGTTATGGTCGAAGGATGGTTATCTCCGAGAAATGGCAAGTCCGAATAGTACGCTCTTAATTTTGCCACTCCCTAATAACGGTGATCGCCTGATGGGTTTAGGCTGTCTCTGGTCAATCGTCGAGGAAGCTCACGTGACAATTATGGCAGTGCACCCAGATTTTCAAGGACAAGGACTCGGCCAGTATATTTTATTGGGGTTATTACGGGATGCTTGGCTGAGGGGTTTGGAACGGGCAACCCTCGAAGTGCGGGACTCCAATACAGCGGCGATCGCCCTCTACGAAAAATTTGGCTTTCAGACCGCAGGACGGCGGAAAGGTTATTACAAAGCCACAGGTGAAGATGCCTTGATTATGTGGCGTAAAGGTTTAGATCATCCTCAATTTCCAGAACAGCTAGAACAATGGGGAAAGATTGTGGGCGATCGCCTGTCCCAACACGCATGGAAATGGGAATAG
- a CDS encoding glucose-1-phosphate adenylyltransferase yields MKRVLGIILGGGAGTRLYPLTKLRAKPAVPLAGKYRLIDIPVSNCINSDIHKIYVLTQFNSASLNRHISRAYNNNGFTDSFTEVLAAQQTKENPDWFQGTADAVRQYSWLLEEWDVDEYIILSGDHLYRMDYRKFIERHRETNADITLSVVPVDEKVAPAFGLMKIDGNGRVVDFSEKPKGDALRAMQVDTQSLGLDAEQAKTKPYIASMGIYVFKKQVLLDLLREGKDKTDFGSEIIPDAAKDHNVQAYLFDDYWADIGTIEAFYEANLGLTQQPIPPFSFYDAEAPIYTRGRHLPPTKMLNSDVTESMISEGCIIKNCRIHHSVLGIRTRIEADCTIEDSLIMGADYYQDYDKRLESIKNGKPPIGIGEGSTIRRAIVDKNAHIGKDVMIVNKDRVEESNREELGFYIRSGIVVVLKNAVIGDGTVI; encoded by the coding sequence GTGAAACGCGTCCTAGGAATCATACTCGGCGGCGGCGCAGGCACTCGCCTATATCCGCTAACTAAACTCAGAGCTAAGCCAGCAGTGCCTCTAGCAGGAAAATATCGCTTAATCGATATCCCTGTTAGTAATTGCATTAATTCTGATATCCATAAAATTTACGTTTTAACCCAATTTAATTCGGCATCACTAAACCGTCATATTAGCCGTGCGTACAATAACAATGGCTTTACTGACAGTTTTACTGAAGTGCTCGCAGCCCAGCAAACAAAGGAAAACCCCGATTGGTTCCAAGGAACAGCTGATGCTGTGCGTCAATACAGCTGGTTACTAGAAGAATGGGATGTAGACGAGTACATCATTCTTTCTGGAGATCACCTCTATCGCATGGACTACAGAAAGTTCATCGAACGTCACCGTGAGACAAATGCGGATATCACACTGTCCGTTGTTCCCGTTGATGAGAAAGTTGCACCAGCCTTCGGTTTGATGAAAATCGATGGTAATGGACGTGTTGTTGACTTTAGTGAAAAGCCAAAAGGTGATGCACTTCGCGCAATGCAAGTGGACACCCAGTCCCTAGGTCTTGATGCAGAACAGGCAAAAACAAAGCCTTACATCGCATCTATGGGTATCTATGTTTTCAAAAAACAGGTACTTCTAGATCTCTTGCGTGAAGGCAAAGATAAGACTGATTTTGGTAGTGAAATCATTCCTGATGCAGCGAAAGACCATAATGTTCAAGCCTATCTGTTTGATGACTACTGGGCGGACATTGGAACTATCGAAGCATTCTATGAAGCGAATTTAGGTCTAACGCAGCAACCTATTCCACCATTTAGCTTCTATGATGCCGAAGCTCCTATCTATACTCGTGGTCGCCATTTACCGCCGACTAAGATGCTGAATAGTGATGTTACTGAATCGATGATCAGTGAAGGTTGCATTATTAAAAACTGCCGCATTCACCATTCTGTTCTTGGTATCCGGACTCGCATCGAAGCAGACTGTACCATCGAGGACAGTTTGATCATGGGTGCAGATTATTACCAAGATTATGACAAGCGTTTAGAGAGTATCAAAAACGGTAAGCCTCCTATCGGGATCGGTGAAGGTTCAACGATTCGCCGAGCAATTGTCGATAAGAATGCTCATATCGGTAAGGATGTCATGATCGTCAATAAAGACCGAGTTGAAGAGTCGAACCGTGAGGAGCTTGGCTTCTATATTCGTAGTGGCATTGTTGTCGTGCTCAAGAATGCGGTTATTGGTGATGGCACAGTCATCTAA
- a CDS encoding pyridoxine 5'-phosphate synthase produces MQTPSPILTLGVNIDHVATIRQARRTVEPDPVTAAALAELGGANGITVHLREDRRHIQDRDVKILRQTVQTHLNLEMAPTDEMVAIALDIKPDYVTLVPEKREEVTTEGGIDIVNNFERFKQVVETLQEADIPVSWFIDSEVEQIEAAAKTNAKFIELHTGQYAEVSSEEELQNELDILCQGTKEAITLGLRVNAGHGLTYRNVFPVACIEGMEELNIGHTIISRAVLVGLERAVREMKLAMRGQL; encoded by the coding sequence ATGCAAACTCCTAGTCCTATCCTTACCCTCGGCGTCAATATCGACCACGTTGCGACGATTCGCCAAGCTCGCCGCACTGTCGAACCGGATCCAGTTACTGCTGCTGCTTTAGCGGAATTGGGTGGTGCTAATGGGATTACGGTGCATTTGCGAGAGGATCGTCGCCATATTCAAGACAGAGATGTCAAAATTTTGCGACAGACGGTACAGACTCATCTCAATCTCGAAATGGCTCCCACTGACGAAATGGTGGCGATCGCCCTCGATATCAAACCAGACTATGTCACCCTCGTCCCAGAGAAGCGGGAAGAAGTGACTACTGAAGGTGGCATCGATATCGTCAATAATTTTGAGCGGTTTAAACAGGTAGTCGAAACGCTACAGGAAGCGGATATTCCGGTGAGTTGGTTTATCGATTCGGAAGTCGAGCAAATTGAAGCGGCGGCTAAAACGAACGCAAAATTTATTGAACTCCACACCGGACAATATGCAGAGGTCTCTAGCGAAGAGGAACTTCAGAATGAACTGGACATCCTCTGCCAAGGCACGAAAGAGGCGATCACCCTTGGATTACGTGTCAATGCGGGTCATGGTCTCACCTACCGCAATGTCTTCCCGGTGGCCTGCATCGAAGGGATGGAAGAACTTAACATTGGGCACACCATTATTAGCCGTGCCGTTCTGGTCGGATTAGAGCGTGCTGTCCGCGAAATGAAGCTTGCCATGAGGGGTCAGTTGTAG
- a CDS encoding MgPME-cyclase complex family protein, whose product MTTYHYAVASQKFLFEDEPFPEVIKERKRHYADKGLEKDFWVVKDPAFIDAPSQKAVKEATPQPCAAVISTNKKFITWLKLRLEYIYVGEFEGPSDEIPEPLKSLSGEVM is encoded by the coding sequence ATGACCACCTATCATTACGCTGTCGCGAGCCAAAAGTTTTTATTTGAAGATGAGCCGTTTCCTGAAGTAATCAAAGAGCGTAAACGTCACTACGCGGATAAAGGATTGGAGAAAGATTTTTGGGTAGTAAAAGACCCTGCATTTATCGATGCGCCCAGCCAAAAAGCAGTAAAAGAGGCAACACCTCAACCCTGTGCGGCAGTCATTTCCACCAATAAAAAATTCATTACTTGGCTCAAACTCCGCTTGGAATATATCTATGTGGGTGAATTTGAAGGACCTTCTGATGAGATTCCAGAACCCCTAAAATCTTTGTCTGGGGAAGTGATGTAG
- the thrB gene encoding homoserine kinase, with the protein MTTIQVKVPATTANIGAGFDCLGAALTLHNEFRFTPTEADAPFFSLDVVGEAVEAKKLDADPDNLLYVAFAYLYEKIGQPVPNIHIDIDLKVPLSRGLGSSATAIVGGIVGANILAGSPLSQDKVMQLAIELEGHPDNVVPALLGGCQLSVNHQQSWVICPWAWHEAVIPVVTIPDFELSTEESRLVLPQQYARAQAIFNASRLGLLPHGLAQNNAEYLKASLDDQIHQPYRKNLIVGYDQVQMAAVEAGAFGMVISGAGPTLLALASPENAENVAATMQDTWSKFKVNAQAKVLAIAPEGTTVTTL; encoded by the coding sequence ATGACCACAATCCAAGTAAAGGTTCCAGCAACAACCGCGAATATCGGTGCAGGCTTTGATTGCCTCGGAGCAGCCCTAACTCTGCATAATGAATTTCGGTTTACACCAACAGAAGCTGATGCACCATTTTTTAGCTTGGATGTTGTCGGTGAGGCGGTTGAAGCAAAAAAACTCGATGCCGATCCCGACAATTTGCTCTATGTTGCCTTTGCGTACCTCTACGAAAAAATTGGTCAGCCAGTCCCCAATATTCACATCGACATTGATCTAAAAGTGCCTTTATCGCGGGGGTTAGGTAGTTCAGCCACCGCGATTGTTGGTGGCATAGTAGGCGCGAATATTTTGGCGGGTTCTCCCTTGAGCCAAGATAAGGTTATGCAATTAGCGATCGAGCTGGAGGGACATCCCGATAATGTGGTTCCCGCTCTCCTCGGAGGCTGTCAACTTTCAGTGAATCATCAGCAAAGCTGGGTAATTTGTCCTTGGGCATGGCATGAAGCCGTGATCCCAGTGGTTACAATCCCTGATTTTGAGCTTTCGACCGAAGAATCCCGTCTCGTATTACCGCAGCAGTATGCCCGCGCTCAGGCGATTTTTAATGCATCTCGTCTAGGCTTATTGCCTCATGGTTTAGCACAAAATAATGCAGAATATTTAAAGGCATCCCTTGATGATCAGATTCATCAGCCTTATCGAAAAAATTTGATTGTGGGTTATGACCAAGTCCAAATGGCAGCGGTTGAAGCGGGAGCCTTCGGGATGGTGATTAGCGGTGCAGGGCCAACATTATTAGCTTTAGCAAGTCCCGAGAATGCCGAGAATGTTGCGGCGACAATGCAGGATACATGGTCAAAGTTCAAAGTGAATGCTCAAGCAAAAGTTTTGGCGATCGCCCCTGAGGGAACGACAGTTACAACTCTTTAA
- a CDS encoding 2TM domain-containing protein, whose translation MTATPTPETYQVEDIQEILQLAIARREEESELTRTQLEEIAADLGIPQTDLVVAEETWRSQKIVSRKKQDFNLYRRHILKNKTIRFGIVNSFLLGLNTLDSGQPSWSLYILLIWGLFFSLKSWRLWQTSGENYETEFERWDRKTQLKESVQTLWQKTQRFLSGADFN comes from the coding sequence ATGACAGCTACACCTACACCGGAAACCTATCAGGTCGAAGATATCCAGGAAATTTTACAGTTGGCGATCGCCCGCCGCGAGGAAGAAAGCGAGTTAACCCGCACTCAGTTAGAGGAGATTGCTGCTGATTTGGGCATTCCTCAAACTGATTTGGTTGTGGCAGAAGAAACATGGCGTAGTCAAAAAATTGTCAGTCGCAAAAAGCAAGACTTTAATCTATATCGTCGTCACATTCTTAAAAATAAAACGATTCGTTTCGGGATTGTTAATTCTTTTCTCTTGGGATTAAACACCCTTGACTCTGGGCAACCTTCTTGGTCACTCTACATTTTGCTCATTTGGGGTTTGTTTTTTAGTTTGAAAAGTTGGCGGCTCTGGCAAACTAGTGGCGAGAACTATGAAACTGAATTTGAACGTTGGGATCGTAAAACGCAATTAAAAGAGTCTGTCCAAACGCTTTGGCAAAAGACACAGAGATTTCTCAGCGGCGCTGATTTTAATTAA
- the dxs gene encoding 1-deoxy-D-xylulose-5-phosphate synthase yields MHLSEITHPNQLHGLSIRQLEEIANQIREKHLQTIAASGGHLGPGLGVVELTIALYQTLDLDHDKVVWDVGHQAYPHKLLTGRYNDFHTLRQKDGVAGYLKRTENQFDHFGAGHASTSISAALGMALARDAQGEDYKSVAVIGDGALTGGMALEAINHAGHLPDTNLMVVLNDNEMSISPNVGAISRYLNKVRLSDPVQFLTDNLEEQVKHLPFLGESITPEMERFKEGMKRLAVSKVGAVIEELGFTYFGPVDGHNIEELIRTFKQAHKAKGPTLVHVATVKGKGYAIAEKDQVGYHAQKPFDLATGKAYPSKKPTPPSYSKVFAHTLTTLAANNPKIIGITAAMATGTGLDKLQKKLPKQYIDVGIAEQHAVTLAAGMACDGISPVVAIYSTFLQRAYDQIIHDVCIQKLPVFFCLDRAGIVGADGPTHQGMYDISYLRLIPNIVVMAPKDEAELQQMLVTGIEYNKGAIAMRYPRGSGIGVPLMEDGWEALPIGKGEILRNGDDILLIGYGAMVNPTLQVAEILGEHGISATVINARFVKPLDTELIAPLAKQLGKVATFEEGSLMGGFGSAVCEALQEHDIQVPVKRFGIKDVLVDHATPAESKIAHGLTPAQMAQSIREKFFAKNTVTVNA; encoded by the coding sequence ATGCATCTTAGTGAAATTACCCACCCCAACCAACTCCACGGTTTATCTATTCGCCAGTTGGAAGAAATAGCCAATCAAATTCGCGAAAAACATTTACAAACGATCGCCGCAAGTGGTGGTCACCTTGGCCCGGGACTTGGCGTCGTCGAACTAACAATCGCCCTGTACCAAACTCTCGATCTGGATCACGACAAAGTTGTCTGGGATGTCGGGCACCAAGCATATCCCCACAAACTCCTCACTGGACGCTATAACGACTTCCATACTCTCCGCCAAAAAGACGGTGTTGCAGGCTACCTCAAGCGCACAGAAAATCAATTTGATCACTTTGGTGCTGGCCACGCTTCAACCAGTATTTCAGCGGCATTGGGCATGGCATTAGCGCGGGATGCCCAAGGAGAAGACTATAAATCTGTTGCAGTAATTGGTGATGGTGCTTTAACTGGCGGTATGGCCTTAGAAGCCATCAACCACGCTGGACACTTGCCCGACACCAATTTGATGGTGGTGCTTAACGATAATGAAATGTCGATTTCACCAAATGTTGGTGCCATTTCCCGTTACCTCAATAAGGTACGCCTGAGCGATCCGGTGCAATTTTTAACGGATAACCTCGAAGAACAGGTTAAACATCTACCTTTTCTTGGTGAATCTATCACACCAGAAATGGAACGCTTCAAAGAAGGCATGAAGCGTCTCGCAGTCTCTAAAGTCGGTGCTGTCATCGAAGAGCTTGGCTTTACATATTTTGGCCCTGTTGATGGTCACAATATTGAGGAGCTCATCCGTACATTTAAACAAGCTCACAAGGCGAAAGGCCCTACCCTTGTTCATGTTGCAACAGTGAAGGGCAAAGGGTATGCGATCGCCGAAAAAGACCAAGTAGGCTACCATGCCCAAAAGCCTTTTGATCTCGCCACAGGGAAGGCTTACCCTTCGAAAAAGCCGACTCCACCAAGCTACTCAAAAGTTTTTGCCCATACTTTAACGACCCTTGCCGCAAATAATCCAAAAATCATCGGGATTACCGCTGCAATGGCAACAGGTACTGGCCTCGATAAGCTCCAGAAGAAACTACCAAAGCAATATATTGATGTTGGTATCGCGGAGCAACATGCAGTAACCCTTGCAGCAGGCATGGCTTGTGACGGAATTAGTCCAGTCGTCGCAATTTATTCGACCTTTTTGCAGCGAGCTTACGACCAAATTATTCATGATGTTTGCATTCAGAAATTGCCAGTCTTTTTCTGTTTAGACCGCGCAGGTATTGTTGGTGCGGATGGCCCAACACACCAAGGCATGTACGATATTTCTTACCTCCGCCTCATCCCTAATATCGTCGTGATGGCACCAAAAGACGAAGCTGAGCTTCAACAGATGCTCGTCACTGGTATCGAATACAACAAAGGGGCGATCGCCATGCGTTATCCCCGAGGTAGTGGCATTGGTGTACCACTCATGGAAGATGGCTGGGAAGCACTCCCAATCGGCAAAGGTGAAATTCTCCGTAACGGTGATGACATCCTCTTAATCGGTTACGGTGCCATGGTGAACCCAACATTACAAGTTGCTGAAATCTTAGGAGAGCACGGCATCTCTGCAACGGTGATCAATGCCCGTTTTGTGAAACCTCTAGATACTGAGCTAATCGCGCCCCTCGCAAAGCAACTTGGCAAAGTCGCAACCTTTGAAGAAGGAAGTCTAATGGGTGGCTTTGGTTCCGCAGTGTGTGAAGCTCTCCAAGAGCATGATATTCAGGTTCCCGTGAAGCGATTTGGGATTAAAGATGTCCTTGTCGATCACGCAACTCCGGCAGAATCCAAGATTGCCCACGGTTTAACACCAGCACAAATGGCTCAATCTATCCGCGAGAAGTTTTTCGCGAAAAATACAGTTACAGTCAATGCCTAA
- a CDS encoding IS1 family transposase (programmed frameshift), which produces MTIHCPQCNAQDIIKSGFAKNRQRFKCKQCNYQFTSFSKERGKPLWMKLEAVLMYMSGMSMNATAKILGVSAQSVLNWVRDFGEANYEKPTPESAVVVELDELWHFIQEKNKLWVWKAYDRNTGRLIDWELGSRDSRTLGHLLERFSQWQITVYCTDNWKPYQQLLENHPDAFHVISKKETIAIERNNSDNRHWFARFHRRTKVVSKSKHMVDLSMALFAKFRVNGSIELLRNWRLTLLS; this is translated from the exons ATGACAATTCACTGTCCCCAATGTAATGCTCAAGACATCATCAAAAGTGGATTCGCTAAAAATCGTCAACGATTTAAGTGTAAGCAGTGCAATTATCAATTTACAAGCTTTTCTAAAGAGCGGGGCAAGCCTCTCTGGATGAAATTAGAAGCTGTATTGATGTATATGAGTGGTATGTCAATGAATGCGACAGCCAAGATTCTCGGTGTATCAGCTCAATCAGTGCTCAATTGGGTAAGAGATTTCGGTGAAGCCAATTATGAAAAGCCCACTCCTGAGTCTGCTGTCGTGGTGGAGCTAGATGAGCTATGGCATTTTATCCAA GAAAAAAACAAACTTTGGGTCTGGAAAGCATATGACCGTAATACTGGGCGACTCATTGACTGGGAATTGGGAAGTCGTGATAGTCGAACTTTAGGTCATTTACTAGAGCGGTTCTCGCAATGGCAAATCACTGTCTATTGCACCGATAATTGGAAACCCTATCAACAGCTATTAGAGAATCACCCAGATGCTTTTCATGTCATTAGCAAGAAAGAGACAATAGCAATTGAGAGAAACAACTCAGACAATCGCCATTGGTTTGCTCGGTTTCATCGCAGGACGAAGGTCGTCTCTAAATCAAAACACATGGTGGACTTGAGCATGGCACTGTTTGCGAAATTTAGAGTGAATGGAAGTATTGAGCTACTGCGCAATTGGCGTTTAACATTACTCTCTTGA
- a CDS encoding IS5/IS1182 family transposase, producing MRVGKKEASNRAIAIKRPTYEQLQHLSPEQFRRACGVKLQTFNRLVEVLAEAKAKQKPGRPSVLSLENQLLLTLEYLREYRTYFPIAQSWGIHESTVCRMVQKTENTLIKETDCHLPGMKQLHGSEELSLTVVVMDATEQVIEKPQKTTSLLLRKKKHHSLKAQIVIAWQWAQIICCDCEKGSIHDFKLLKKSRVHFRQGQLCLADAGYQGIHKRHQRSLTPHKKPRGGEFTASRNRRISS from the coding sequence GTGAGAGTAGGGAAAAAAGAGGCAAGTAACAGAGCCATAGCGATAAAAAGGCCAACTTACGAACAGCTCCAACATTTATCTCCAGAACAATTCAGGAGAGCCTGTGGAGTTAAACTTCAGACTTTCAATCGTCTGGTAGAGGTCCTAGCAGAAGCTAAAGCAAAGCAAAAACCCGGTCGTCCCAGTGTTTTATCCCTGGAAAATCAGTTACTCCTCACCTTGGAATATCTGAGGGAATATCGCACTTATTTTCCTATCGCTCAATCATGGGGCATTCATGAATCAACAGTTTGTCGCATGGTGCAAAAAACAGAGAATACACTCATCAAAGAAACCGATTGCCACTTACCCGGCATGAAACAGCTCCATGGTTCAGAAGAGTTATCTCTAACAGTAGTGGTGATGGATGCCACAGAACAGGTGATTGAAAAGCCCCAAAAAACAACGTCTTTACTACTCAGGAAAAAGAAGCATCATTCCCTTAAAGCTCAAATAGTTATTGCTTGGCAGTGGGCACAGATTATCTGTTGTGACTGTGAGAAAGGTAGCATCCATGACTTCAAACTACTCAAAAAGAGTAGAGTCCATTTTCGACAGGGACAACTCTGCCTTGCCGATGCCGGATATCAAGGCATACACAAGCGGCATCAGCGGAGTCTCACTCCTCACAAGAAGCCTAGAGGAGGAGAGTTTACTGCGAGCAGAAACAGGAGAATCAGCTCTTAG
- a CDS encoding IS630 transposase-related protein: MPAAYSDDLRRKALAAVERGIPKQEVCDMFNISLSSLYLWIQRLKETGNYSSKTGYQKGYGHKIADWEAFKSFVQQHPDKTQAEMAELWPGDVSRRTISRMLKKIGFTRKKGLWVSGKG; this comes from the coding sequence ATGCCTGCCGCTTATAGTGATGACCTACGCCGGAAAGCTCTTGCTGCTGTGGAACGAGGTATTCCCAAACAAGAAGTTTGTGACATGTTTAATATCAGCCTCAGTAGTCTTTATCTCTGGATACAACGTCTAAAAGAAACAGGGAACTACAGCTCTAAAACAGGTTATCAGAAAGGCTATGGTCACAAAATCGCAGACTGGGAAGCATTCAAAAGCTTTGTACAACAGCATCCAGATAAAACCCAGGCAGAAATGGCAGAGTTGTGGCCGGGTGATGTGAGTCGTCGCACCATATCGAGAATGTTGAAGAAGATAGGTTTTACTCGCAAAAAAGGCCTATGGGTATCAGGAAAGGGATGA